A window of the Nitrosococcus wardiae genome harbors these coding sequences:
- a CDS encoding CPXCG motif-containing cysteine-rich protein: MTELVTVICPYCGTQFETLADCSAGNQTYYEDCTLCCHPILFHLRVDENGRLLRLEALREDE, from the coding sequence ATGACCGAGCTGGTAACCGTCATTTGTCCTTACTGTGGAACACAGTTTGAAACCCTGGCAGACTGCTCAGCCGGGAACCAAACTTACTATGAGGATTGTACACTGTGCTGCCACCCCATTCTCTTCCATCTTCGAGTTGACGAGAATGGGAGATTATTGCGCCTAGAAGCCCTACGGGAAGATGAATAA
- the dcd gene encoding dCTP deaminase — translation MSIKSDKWIRHMAREHGMIEPFEPRQIRESNNVRIISYGTSSYGYDIRCSNEFKIFTNINSAIVDPKNFDANSFVDVRSDVCIIPPNSFALARTVEYFRIPRSVLTICLGKSTYARCGIIVNVTPLEPEWEGYVTLEFSNTTPLPAKIYANEGVAQVIFLGSDEPCETSYRDRSGKYQGQTGVTLPKA, via the coding sequence ATGAGCATTAAATCCGATAAATGGATTCGTCACATGGCGCGAGAGCACGGTATGATAGAGCCTTTCGAGCCACGTCAAATCCGGGAATCCAATAACGTACGCATTATCTCTTATGGCACCTCAAGCTATGGTTATGATATCCGGTGTTCTAATGAATTTAAGATTTTCACCAACATTAATTCCGCCATTGTTGACCCTAAGAATTTTGATGCCAACAGCTTTGTAGATGTGCGATCCGATGTTTGTATCATTCCTCCCAATTCCTTTGCTTTAGCGCGAACCGTGGAATATTTCCGGATTCCCCGTAGCGTGCTCACCATTTGTTTGGGAAAATCCACTTATGCCCGCTGTGGGATCATTGTCAATGTTACCCCCTTGGAACCCGAGTGGGAGGGGTATGTGACATTGGAGTTTTCAAACACGACACCTCTGCCGGCTAAAATCTATGCCAACGAAGGCGTCGCTCAGGTAATATTTTTGGGATCTGATGAGCCTTGCGAGACTTCGTACCGGGATCGTAGTGGCAAATACCAGGGCCAAACCGGCGTTACGCTTCCAAAGGCTTAA
- a CDS encoding TIGR04282 family arsenosugar biosynthesis glycosyltransferase gives MEFPDARLLVFAKAPVPGRAKTRLIPALGAYHAAALQRQFGEYTLTRATEAKLCPVELWCNPDTRHPFFAHCRRKFGVPLQAQQGADLGRRMQGALAIALRQAKFAVLIGTDCPGLTAEDLYGALAALAAGADVVLGPAEDGGYVLIGVRRCSRRLFSGISWGSHHVLEQTRARLQMLNWRGKELAPRWDVDRPCDLRRMEQDYPGTLTRFL, from the coding sequence ATGGAATTCCCTGACGCTCGATTATTGGTTTTCGCCAAAGCCCCTGTTCCAGGCCGGGCTAAGACACGCCTGATTCCAGCCCTGGGAGCCTATCATGCGGCGGCGTTGCAACGCCAATTTGGTGAATACACCCTGACACGGGCGACTGAAGCTAAGCTTTGCCCTGTTGAGTTGTGGTGCAATCCGGATACCCGCCATCCTTTTTTTGCCCACTGCCGCCGTAAATTTGGGGTACCCTTACAAGCTCAGCAGGGTGCGGATCTTGGGAGGCGGATGCAGGGAGCTTTGGCGATCGCTTTACGGCAGGCGAAGTTTGCAGTGCTTATTGGCACAGATTGTCCTGGATTAACGGCCGAGGATTTGTATGGCGCACTTGCTGCTCTGGCAGCAGGTGCGGATGTGGTTTTAGGCCCTGCTGAGGATGGGGGGTATGTCCTCATTGGCGTACGCCGCTGTAGCCGCCGGTTGTTCTCCGGAATATCCTGGGGCAGCCATCACGTGTTGGAACAGACCCGAGCCCGTTTGCAGATGCTTAATTGGCGAGGGAAGGAATTAGCCCCCCGATGGGATGTGGACCGTCCTTGCGACCTAAGAAGAATGGAGCAGGACTATCCGGGCACCCTGACCCGATTTCTATGA
- the yajC gene encoding preprotein translocase subunit YajC: protein MNFFIAEAWAQNGPSPEATGSFWVPLLIFSTIFLVYYLLAIRPRLKRHKERLRMLASVSKGDEIVTNGGLWGRVLQVGDNFLLLELTEGIEVKVEKGAVSRVLPKGTGKSL, encoded by the coding sequence ATGAATTTTTTTATTGCAGAGGCTTGGGCTCAAAATGGCCCGTCGCCAGAGGCCACTGGATCATTCTGGGTACCTTTGCTCATATTCAGCACCATTTTTCTCGTTTATTATTTACTTGCGATACGCCCCCGATTAAAGCGCCATAAAGAGCGCCTCCGTATGCTCGCTTCCGTAAGCAAGGGTGATGAAATTGTAACCAATGGAGGATTATGGGGACGAGTTCTCCAAGTGGGCGATAATTTTCTACTCTTAGAATTGACGGAAGGAATAGAAGTTAAAGTTGAAAAGGGCGCGGTATCTCGGGTATTGCCCAAAGGAACGGGAAAAAGCTTATAA
- the purM gene encoding phosphoribosylformylglycinamidine cyclo-ligase: protein MSKQKQSPSPDFSLSYRAAGVDIEAGNRLVQRIKPAAARTARPGVLSGLGGFGSLFELPVNRYRHPILVAGTDGVGTKLKLAIQLNRHQSIGIDLVAMCVNDIVVQGAEPLFFLDYYATGQLEVDVAAEIIEGIAHGCELAGAALVGGETAEMPGIYQAGDYDLAGFGVGVVEKERLIDGSRVQAGDSLIGIASSGPHANGYSLIRKVLEHSSYSLDSPFGEQTLGDALLTPTRIYVKPLLQLLETIEVHALAHITGGGLPENLPRVLPPGLSAEIETSRWPRPPIFNWLQQQGHLPEKELYLTFNCGIGMVVCVDQTDAEQTLELLSNLGETAWLIGQVVPKGNERPGVILNSGSQS, encoded by the coding sequence ATGAGCAAACAAAAACAGTCTCCTTCTCCCGACTTCTCTTTAAGCTACCGCGCTGCCGGTGTTGATATCGAGGCGGGCAATCGCCTCGTACAGCGGATTAAACCTGCTGCAGCTCGGACAGCCCGCCCCGGCGTATTAAGCGGCTTAGGGGGTTTTGGTAGCTTGTTCGAGCTCCCGGTTAACCGCTACCGACATCCCATATTGGTAGCGGGCACCGATGGTGTAGGCACAAAACTCAAACTGGCCATTCAATTGAATCGTCACCAGAGCATCGGAATTGATCTCGTGGCTATGTGCGTCAATGATATCGTCGTTCAAGGGGCCGAGCCGCTCTTTTTTCTAGACTACTATGCCACGGGCCAACTAGAGGTTGATGTCGCCGCCGAAATTATTGAGGGCATTGCCCATGGCTGTGAATTGGCTGGGGCAGCTTTAGTCGGTGGAGAAACAGCGGAAATGCCGGGGATTTACCAAGCCGGTGACTATGATCTAGCTGGCTTTGGTGTCGGCGTGGTGGAAAAGGAGCGCCTTATTGATGGGAGTCGGGTACAAGCTGGCGACAGCCTTATCGGAATCGCCTCTTCTGGACCTCACGCCAACGGCTATTCCTTGATCCGTAAGGTTCTTGAACATAGTTCCTATTCGCTGGACAGCCCCTTCGGGGAGCAGACACTGGGCGACGCCCTGCTAACGCCCACCCGCATCTATGTCAAACCGCTATTACAACTGCTGGAAACGATTGAGGTCCATGCTCTCGCCCACATCACCGGAGGGGGGCTGCCAGAGAACTTGCCGCGGGTGCTACCTCCAGGGCTAAGTGCTGAGATTGAGACTTCCCGCTGGCCACGCCCACCCATTTTTAACTGGCTGCAACAGCAGGGACATCTCCCTGAGAAAGAACTCTACCTTACTTTTAATTGTGGAATTGGCATGGTGGTCTGTGTAGACCAAACAGATGCCGAACAGACTCTGGAACTTTTAAGCAATCTTGGCGAGACCGCCTGGCTGATAGGTCAAGTGGTGCCGAAGGGAAACGAAAGACCAGGGGTCATCCTTAACTCAGGAAGCCAATCGTGA
- the purN gene encoding phosphoribosylglycinamide formyltransferase, which yields MTNSQRLPLVILISGRGSNLQAILDQSRTGQLPVEIRAVISNRPQAQGLERARLAGIETRVLDHRLYPNREAFDLALMEVIDRYAPELVVLAGFMRILTAGFVHHYQGRLMNIHPSLLPHFPGLDTHRRALQAGLREHGASVHFVTNKVDGGPIILQARVPVYPDDTPDTLAARVLQEEHRIYPEAIRAFAEGRIRLEGEQVLWLKPLEA from the coding sequence GTGACTAATAGCCAACGCTTACCCCTGGTTATCCTCATCTCTGGCCGAGGGAGTAATCTTCAAGCCATTCTCGATCAATCTCGCACTGGGCAATTACCGGTGGAGATTCGGGCGGTAATCAGTAATCGTCCCCAAGCACAGGGGCTTGAACGGGCCCGCCTCGCGGGGATCGAAACCCGAGTCCTTGACCATCGCCTGTACCCTAACCGAGAAGCTTTTGACCTGGCTTTGATGGAAGTGATTGACCGTTACGCTCCTGAACTCGTGGTACTTGCGGGTTTTATGCGTATCTTGACCGCTGGATTTGTCCACCATTACCAAGGGCGTCTGATGAACATTCACCCTTCCCTGTTGCCACATTTCCCGGGCCTAGATACTCACCGACGAGCACTTCAGGCAGGACTGAGGGAGCACGGCGCCAGCGTGCACTTTGTCACCAATAAAGTCGATGGGGGACCCATTATCCTGCAAGCCCGGGTGCCGGTCTACCCTGATGATACCCCCGACACTCTAGCGGCGCGGGTATTACAGGAGGAACACCGTATTTATCCTGAAGCGATCCGGGCCTTCGCCGAGGGCAGAATACGCCTTGAAGGGGAACAGGTTCTCTGGCTTAAGCCTTTGGAAGCGTAA
- a CDS encoding TIGR04283 family arsenosugar biosynthesis glycosyltransferase — MRISIIIPTLNEAVGICEALQRLQPLRVKGHEIIVVDGGSSDQTAFLAQPLADCFLVAQRGRGIQMNVGARVAGGEILLFLHADTRLPGDAENAIIAGLSRSHYKWGRFNVRLSGRSTWFRVIEWSMNWRSRLTGIATGDQALFVEREAFEAVEGFPEIPLMEDVVLSRRLKRLSWPLCLSSTVMASSRYWEARGVLRTILLMWSLRLAYFLGVSPERLVQIYYRSEYKEYG, encoded by the coding sequence ATGCGAATATCCATTATTATTCCTACCCTCAACGAAGCGGTTGGGATTTGTGAGGCCCTCCAACGATTACAGCCACTGCGGGTAAAGGGACATGAGATTATTGTCGTTGATGGTGGGAGCTCCGATCAGACTGCCTTTCTAGCCCAACCTCTAGCCGATTGTTTCTTAGTCGCCCAACGGGGCCGTGGTATACAAATGAATGTTGGAGCTAGGGTAGCCGGAGGTGAGATATTGCTTTTTCTCCACGCCGATACTCGCTTGCCGGGAGATGCTGAGAACGCAATCATAGCTGGACTTTCAAGGAGTCACTATAAGTGGGGGCGTTTTAATGTGCGTCTCTCAGGTCGATCAACTTGGTTCCGGGTCATTGAATGGAGCATGAATTGGCGTTCTCGATTAACTGGAATTGCCACCGGGGATCAGGCCCTGTTTGTTGAGAGGGAAGCTTTTGAGGCGGTTGAAGGATTTCCTGAGATACCATTGATGGAAGATGTTGTGTTGAGCCGGCGCTTAAAGCGTTTGAGTTGGCCCTTGTGTTTGAGTTCTACTGTGATGGCTTCTAGCCGTTATTGGGAAGCGCGAGGCGTTCTCCGCACGATATTGTTGATGTGGTCTTTACGGCTGGCCTATTTTTTGGGTGTGAGCCCTGAACGTTTAGTGCAGATCTACTACCGGAGTGAATATAAGGAATATGGCTAG